CCATAAAACAAGGAGGATTGCAGATTAATAATGGTAGTGATTATGCTAAGACTTTAGTGGTTGATGGAAATGTAACGGTATTCTCGGCTGGATCTATATCTGTAGGAAATAATAACTCTTACATTGATCCTATAAACAAGGTTATATTAAAGAGTGACCTTATAAATAATGGGGGGAATGTGACTTTCTATTCGGAATATTATTTCTATCAAAATAGTGCCACCGTTACTTTTAACAACCCATCCAAAGATCAGCTGTTGCAATGTAATGGCACTACCAAGTTCTGGAAACTAGTAGTAGATAAAGGTGTAGACGATACCTATATGCTGGATGTGCAGGCTAACGCTGCTGGTAATTTTACTATTGATGGGAGTTTTGATGGAGATGTCCCTAATCCTGACGAACCTGGTAGTTTGAGAAACAATAAGGCTCTAGAAATCTATGCAGGAACATTGCGTTTAGGTCAAAATATTTCGTTACCTGGAATTGCTACAAATGGGAATGTTTTTGCAATTGATAGTGATGCTCAACTTTGGCTGGATGGGGCAACAGTGGCAACTATTGATGTAGGGAGGGCTAGTGATGAGTGTGTGATTATATATGGTAAACTTAAAATAACTGGAAATAGTACCTTTTCTTCCCTAGGCAGCGAAGGCATAATTATTCGAGGTGCTGGTATTTATGAGCAAAGTGGTGGTGATGCTACCGCAGGCGTATTTCGTACATCTGCAAGAGGAGAACTCGGGTTGCATAGAGGTGGTGTGATTATGAATGGTGGTAGGCTTACTATTACAGGAAATGTTAAAGCAGGGCAATATGCCGCGTTTACCCTTCCTTACCCCAACAATATCTTTCAAATGAGTGGAGATGCGGTGCTTGATATAAAGGCTTCTACTAGCAGTAGTGAAGTTGGTGGTGGTCGTAGCATATTGCTAAGCATGGATCCTAAGAATGCTAGCTTAACAGGAGGTATGGTTATTATTAGTGCAGATAACCGTAATGCAGGTATTGTTTCGAAGGTGCCTTTCTATAACTTAAGTTTATTGGGGAATTCTAATAATGGCCGTAACATTTCATTGAGTAACTATGCCGGTTATAATCCAGGAGGAACGGATGCTCCGATGGCAGCGGTAGCAGTACAACCTCTAGAGGTTTTAAATAATTTAGTAGTGCAAAAAGTTGGTGGTACAGGAAGTCTTGCGTTCAATGCAAACAACCAAGATGTAATCGTTGGTGGGGATATGCTTATAAGCGCAAATGCCACCTACACCCCAGGCACAAATACCACCCGCTTTAATGGTAGTAGGGCACAAACCTACACCAACAACGGTACCGCCAATCTAAATAACGTGGAGCTGGTGGGGGGGAGTACCTACCTTACCACCAAAACAGATATGCAGGTAAACGGAAACTTAACTATTGGTGAGGGTACTACGCTATATGACGAGGGTAAGACGGTTACAGTTGCTGGAAATATCTATAATAGCGGAAAGCATATAAGCACTGGTAGCGGAAGCATTAACATGTCGGGTAGCGGTAAAACGATTGGAGGTTCGGGTAACGGTGTATTTGGTGTGCTTAAGCTCACCAATGGGAATGCAACGCTTGCCGCCAACCAACGGTTCGATGGTAGCGTTTCGGCATTACGTCTTGTTAGTGGTCTTTTGGATATTGGTTCTTATAGGCTAACCTTAGGGACCTATGCATCGGTATTTAGCGATAACGGTACGGGAACTGCATTTTCGGCAGCTAAGATGATTCGAACGAGTGGACTACTCTCCGATGAGGGTGTTGTAAAGGATTACAGTGGGAGGACAGATACCGATCCCTATCCCTATTTGTTTACTTACCCAGTAGGTTTTGGTAGCAGCTACCATCCGGCAACGCTTAGGCTTAACATTAAACCTGGTCAACTTGGTCTGGTTACTGTAAAACCGGTTAGCGGAGCTCATCCGCTAGTCGATGCAACGAAAAGTTTGGCTTGCTACTGGAAAACAAATACTACTAACTTTTTGGGACTTAATGCTGACTGGTTGTTTAATTACATACCATCTACAGATGTTAAGCCTGCTGCTACCAATGAGAAAGACTATATAGGAGCAATATTTAGAGGCGATAGGTGGATAACCGACCCATCGGTTGTTACGGTTGATAAGACTAACCATAACGTAACCTCTACCAACCAGCCGCAAATTGAAGGAGAATATACCGCAGGCTTGTTGGAAGCATTTGCGGCACCTAAGATATACTTTAGCATTATCTCCACCGGCAATTGGAATTCTCCCAGCACTTGGTCTACCACTCCTGGAGGTGCAGCAGGAGCTACTATTCCTGATGCCAGCTCTATTGTGGTGGTTAGCGATACTCATACAGTAACGATTCCTGCTACAGTTAATGCTTCCTGTAAGCGCCTAATCATAAAACCAGGGGCAACCCTCGATGTTAAGATTCCGGAGGCAACAGTAACCCGTAGCTTTGGCTACCTAGCCGACCAATCGCAAGGTGGTGGTGGTACTCTTAAGGTGGAGCTAGCTGCTGCAACAACTTTGCCTGGTGGAGATTTCTCTGACTTTTGTGGAACCAATGGAGGTACAGTGGAGTACTATGGGGCTGAATCGAGAACATTGCCTGCAGCTCCTCAAGGTACGTACTATAATTTGGTGTTGTCGCCAGAGATTAGAACGCGATACTCCTTTCAAAGTGGGCAAAATACCATTTATAATGATTTAATCTGCACTGGAAAAGACCTAACCAGTGAGATGGCTACAGCTACAGCCTCCACTAATATTTCGGTAGGAGGTAATTTGTTGTTAAGGAAGGGGGCCTTTTATTTTTGGAATACAGGAGCACATAAGTTGGAGGTAGGGAAAGATGTGTTGGTAGATGCAAGTGCTAACTTTAGGGTTACAGGTGGATCGGGGCATGCTATTTCTATAGGAGAAAACCTTAGGGCTGATGGATCTTTCGATGCTAGCTATGCAACAACAACGTTTAAGGGAATCGTATCCGGAGTGGTTTCTGGAAGTAGCAATGTTACCATAAAAGATTTGGTGGTTGATAAGGGCGTGTCAGCATCAACAAAGTTAACCATAAGCAATGGCAATACTACCATAAATGGCTCTACTAGCCTGTTGAACGGAGAACTTCTAGTGAGCGGAGGGGCGACCTTAAATGTTAACCATCCAACAGGTGGTGGATTTATTATACCATCAACGGCGGCTCTTACGGTTGATAGCCCTTTGGCAAAGGTTACTGTTAATAGTAATGCTTACGGTAACGATGGAGATATCCTGCTGTTTGGGGCGTTGGGAGTTAAGCTGGGTAACCTGTATGTTGGACCAGAAGGTGGTGGACATAACTATGATATTGAAGTAGGAGCAAGTGGTGTACCTACTATTAGAGTTGATGGCGGTAACCTCTACGTAGGGGGGCAGATACGCCGAAGCGTTGCCCAGTTTGTAGGATCGTTGCGCTACTACCAGGGCGGTGGTACGGTTCATATTTTGGGAAAGAATCAAAATGATAGTCCCAACTATTCTCTATCTACATTTAGGAATAATCAAAGAGCAAAGTTTGAGGTACTCAATGTAGGTTCTGTATTTAGCATGACCGGGGGAACACTCCGAATTGCAGAAGGAGGCGGGAATAATTTTGGAGATCTGTATGTTGAACCAGAATCAGCGACGGTTACAGGTGGTGTCGTGGAGTTAGGGGCATCGAGTTCTAGTAGTAAAGATATTCGTCTTTCGGCATCCTGTCTTCTTCCATCTGTGGTGGTTGGGGGGAGCATTACTGCTACAAATACCATTTATCCGTTACAGATACTAAATGACTTGACTATTGTATCTAGCGGTAGGTTTAAAGCGAATGGTCTTGATCTAACAATAGGCCGATCGTTATTTAACTATCAGCCGAACGATGGGTTTCAGCATGGAGCAGCTGCTGGTGCTACCCAAACCACCACATTTAGAGGTGGTGGTGATGGACAAATAGTAGGCACATCAGGAAGCAATGTGACTTTTTCGACTCTTGTAGTGAATAAGCCAGGTGCAAAATTAGCATTGGGTACTACTTCGAATGTACTTGTCGAAAAAATGCTAGATCTATCGGCAGGTACGCTTCAGGATAAGGGCAATACAATTACCGTTAAGGGTGATATGAAGAATACCGCAGTGCATGAGAGCGATGCCAATAGTGCTACCGGTATTGTATTTGATGGTGCTATTGCTTATGGGACAACTCAGGTAGCGCAGCGTATTTGGAGCGACGTTAAGGGGGGATTTGGTAATGTCACCATAAATAATGCAACGGGAGTAACCTTTGATGATGAGTTTGCGATTAATAACCGTCTTACTTTTGTAAAAGGTATTTTGAATATTGATGAAAACCTTTTGCGTCTTGGTGTTAATTCGGAAATTCAAGGTGCTGGCGGTGGCAAGTATATCATGACAAACGGTATTTATCGAGACAAAGGAGTCGAGAAGGTATTTCCCAAATCTATGGGCATAGTCACTTTTCTATACCCCCTTGGAGTTGCAGGAGGGAAGTATACGCCATCAACCATAACGTTGAGCAATAACAATACCGATGGAGGTAGCATTCGGGTCTTGCCTATAAACTCGGAGCATCCGATGCTTGTTGATCCAGCCAACAAGAAAAACAACTTGGACTATTACTGGATTGTGGAACCTTCGTTGAACTTGACTGGCTACACATCGACTATGAAATTTACTTACGTAAGTAATTTGGCGTGGAGTTCAGATTCTAAGGTAGGACGATTTATTACGGATAACTGGTACCCATTAGGAGGTATTACAGATGCAGCAATCGATGCAAGCAGTAAAACTTTCACTATATCGAATAAGGATTACCTAAGAGGGGAGTACACAATTGCCCATCAAGAAAACTTATTTGGTAAGCCTGTCTACTATTCTAATGTAAATAGTGGAAACTGGGAGGATAAAAATTCATGGCTGATAAAGAAGCCAGAAGATCTAGATGTGCCTGCGAACTATACTTTACCTACTAGTGGTCCAAATGGTCATAGGGTGATAATTAAATCAGGTCATACTATTACAATTACACAGAATAATAGGCAGGCCTATAGTTTGGAACTTAATGGTACGCTAAACCTGCAGGATAAGATTTACCATGACTTTAGAAGGTTGACAGGGAGTGGTACGCTAATGATTGCGGCCTATAACGGGCAGTTCCTTCCTCCAGGTGGTGATCTTACCGCCTTTACCAATCAGTCGGCTTCTACCATAGAACTTAATGGGGCAGGTACGCTAGATGCTCGTTTTACGGAGTTTCCAAATCTTAACTTTACAGGGTTAGGAGACAAGGTTATTCCGCTTTCGCTAAACTCGCGTTACCATACTGTTTACGGTAATCTTACCATAGCCGATGGTGTTGTTAAAAAGTTGGGATCGTCAAATCAAGGCATACTCAGAGTTTACGGGAACTGGGACAATAAAAAAGGCGCTGGTGCTTGGGTGCCGGGAACCTCGCAGGTACAGCTGGTGGGTGATAGAAATCAGACTGTAAGTATTGCAGGTACGGCTACGGAGCAATTCTACAACCTGCAGCTGCAAAAAAATCAGGCTTCTCAAAAGCTTTCTTTAAGTTCTTCGGTTGATGTTACCAACTTGCTATCGCTGAATAGGGGGATTATTGATGTAGCAGCAGGTAAGGTGTTACGTTTAACATCTACAGGTGCTGGTTATACCAGAAGTGGGTACACTATTGCTGATGCTTTTGTAGATGGTGCAATGCAGAAGAACATGTTTTCTGGGTCAACATTTACTTTCCCTGCTGGTGATTTAGATCACTCGGCACCTGTTAGTGTAGAAAATACATCTACGTCTGCAACTCCGTCTTATTGGGAGACGCAGTACTACAAGGCTAGTCCAAGTGCTATAGGTTCGTCATTTGATAACGCACAGCTGAGCGGTATCAGTGATAGGGAATACTGGCGAATTAAAAATACCTCTTCTGGCGCATCTGATAAAGCCTACGTTCGTCTGCAGTGGGATGACTTTAGTGGTATGCCATCCATATTGCAGAGCATGAATAAGATTCGTGTTGCGGAGTACAATGGATCCATGTGGAAGTCAGTTAGCGATGCTGTCAATGTAGATAAAGCGGCAAAAACGGTGTGTACAACAGATCAACGTCTTAATGCTAATGCGAATAAGTACTACACGCTTTCGTTGGCAGGCATGCCTACAGCTGTATTATCAGCACCTTCGCCTACGGAGATTTGTGGTGGTGAGTCTACCAACATTACGTTAACCATGACAGAGGGGGGACCTTGGAAGATTCAGTATACGGTGGATGGTGGTACACCAGTTTCGCTAGATGTTCCAATATCGCCATTTACTTTTGCGCTAACAGGTAGCGCTATCGGTTCGGCAGTCGATAAGGATATTGACCATAAGGTAAAGGTGGTTTACGTAAAGAATGCAGTAGGAGATGAGAACTATATTAATTCGAATGAGGTTGGGATTAAGGTAAAACGTACACCTAATCCAGTAATTGTTGGCCCTAATCCTTCTATGCAAGGAGCCTCGGGTGTTAAGTATTCGGTTACTGCCGTTTCAGGTGATAGCTATAGCTGGAGTATCTCAGGTGGTACAATTACGGCAGGTGCTAATCTCAATGAGGTGACGGTTACATGGAATTCTGTTTCGTCAGGAACTATTAGTATTACCGAGAAGTCATCTTCTAATAGCTGTCCTGTCACTACGTCTATGGATGTTAGCTTAGACACTAAACCTACCCCGCAAATTACCGCAAATCCATCATTAGTAACATGTCTCAATAATACAGTCGTTTATTCTACAGCACAGTATGGTGGCAATACTTATAGTTGGGAAATTTCAGGAACTTCTGGTACTGATTACGATATTGTATCTGGAGGCCTTTACCAATCATCTCTAGAGGTGAGATGGAAGACATCAGGGTCCAAACTGATTAAATTGACAGAAACCAAAGGCGGTGTCTCAGTCTCTGATCAGAAAGCAGCTCAGGTAAATGCTTATCCATTATCTAATAAGTTGGTGTCGGATGCTTCTGTATGCAAAGGGAATGCTGCATCGATAACAGTTGCCGCTTCGGAGAGTGGGGTTGCCTACCAGCTGTTTGATAATTTAGGAGCTCCTGTTGGTGGTGCCGTAAATGGTAACGGAAGCACAATAACCCTTACGCCAACAATAAATGCACCTAAGGGTATTTACAGTACTTACGAAGTGAGGGCAAGTATAGGGACATGCCAAACATCTCAAACAGATAAACCCACACTAACGGTACTTGATGCTGTTGTTGCAACGGTGGTTTCAGATAAGGGAACGGAGGTTTGCAGTAGCGATCAGGTGAAATTTTCCGCTTACGATAACGGTGTATCTCCTGTTGGCTCTGTAGCCTTTTATCATAATGGGGTATTGGTGCCTACCGAAAAAATTATTGGAAATACCTATACTACCAAATCGTTGGTTGATGGTGATGAAATATACGCGGTGGTTGGAAACGGAGCGTGCTTTGCCTCTGCCTCTCCCGTAAAGATGACGGTAAAGCAATGCATACCTAATGATCCAATTAACCCGCCATCAGTTGCTAGCACAACAGCTTGTGCTAGTACTGCCGCAGAAAAAATGGTTACGAACGTTTCGTTGGATGCTTTGCCTATAGGTGCCACATCGCTTAACTGGTCGATTATATCTGGGGCTGGAGTAGTCTCCTCAACAGGTGTATTGACTGCCAGAATTGAATGGGCCGTTGGGTATACAGGAACTGCAACGATTTCGGTAGTGGGGAGTAATGCTAGCGGATTAAGTGCGAATGCTAAAAGCGTGAATGTAACAGTTTATGCACGACCTATCGTTACCATTGAGCAGGTATCAAAGCCTGCAGATGCAAATTCATATACAGCTTGTGCAGGAGGTGTCATTAATCTTCAGGTTAAAGAAAATGGGTATTCGTATACATGGAGCATAAGTGACAGCCGCTTTACGTTAACGGCTGCTACTAACGAGCAAACAGGAGTTACATCTCCAGCCAATAGCACGCTATTCCCTGATATAGCAGCTGGGATTCTTAAAAATCCAAAGGTTAGCGTTACGGTGAAGGATACCTATGGTTGCTTTAATACAGCCGATCAAACATTAAACTTTTATCGAATACCCGTTACAGGCCCTCCTTACCACATTGGAAACAATATCTCGAAATAAGATAGGCGCAAGGTGGCTCTTTTACATAAAAAGATGCCACCTTGGTCTTTTACCCTCTTGGTACTTTGAAAGATTGGGACTTTCTTTGTGTTTGTTTATCTAAAAGATGGTTTAGGAATGGAGGGAGTACAAATGGACGATTACCGTCAGTTCTTGTTGAAGGTTGCCAATACCCGAATGCCTTTTGGTAAGTACGAAGGGCGGTTGCTGTTGGAGATTCCAGAACTCTATTTAGTGTGGTACAAGCAGAAAGGCTTTCCTCAAGGGGAGTTGGGTAAACTGTTGGAGCAGATGCTAGAAATTAAGCTCAACGGATTAGAATCTATTGTGTGGCCATTGGTAAGGCGATAAGTATTCTCAAACATTTATGGCAATTCTAGGTATGCGAT
The sequence above is a segment of the Alistipes sp. ZOR0009 genome. Coding sequences within it:
- a CDS encoding DUF3820 family protein; translation: MEGVQMDDYRQFLLKVANTRMPFGKYEGRLLLEIPELYLVWYKQKGFPQGELGKLLEQMLEIKLNGLESIVWPLVRR